A window of the Marinilabiliales bacterium genome harbors these coding sequences:
- a CDS encoding twin-arginine translocation signal domain-containing protein, whose product MENSSRRSFLKKSAMAMAGAGLYSSMPHDLYGSSTPADRINVGVIGVNWFGTVNMQYLLRADQAVHCTAMCDVDQVRLREQIAVLEKEFPSRAGNIKQYSDFRLLLDDKDIDAVIIASPDHWHAIMFAEACRAGKAIYIEKPTGYSVAECRIMVELHRKYQTVVTTGLWHISLDYFLEAFDILRTGILGDVFKVHCWISGTTDPVIYDPAPQSVPETLDYKMWLGPAPYRPYNSNRLHRQWRNYWDFGGGQQTDWVHYLDSAFDGLLALGNKRAYPKSVYSVGYRHPETMTETPRVQTSVFQFDDYHVVWEQAVQGLYNRGDGVAWIGSNGTLVCNRTGWEIIPQNDRGGKPLIEARRRSGPYGDQHDHMINWTDCIRNNNPDTNGTVEKGCYATELACIANISHRSGGKSLEYLPDEMKFKNNREADSYIMPEYHNNWELKT is encoded by the coding sequence ATGGAAAACAGCAGCAGAAGGTCATTCCTTAAAAAATCGGCAATGGCAATGGCGGGAGCCGGATTGTACTCGTCAATGCCTCATGATCTCTATGGATCATCCACACCGGCTGACCGCATCAACGTGGGTGTAATAGGTGTTAACTGGTTTGGTACCGTTAATATGCAGTACCTGCTCAGGGCCGATCAGGCGGTGCATTGTACCGCAATGTGTGATGTTGACCAGGTGAGGTTGAGGGAGCAGATCGCTGTCCTTGAAAAAGAGTTTCCGTCACGGGCCGGCAATATTAAGCAATACTCTGATTTTCGCCTGCTTCTTGACGATAAAGATATAGACGCTGTTATTATTGCCTCTCCCGATCACTGGCATGCAATAATGTTTGCGGAGGCCTGCCGGGCAGGCAAAGCTATATATATCGAAAAGCCAACCGGTTACAGCGTAGCAGAGTGCAGGATAATGGTGGAACTGCATCGGAAATACCAGACTGTTGTTACCACAGGGCTGTGGCACATCAGCCTTGATTACTTCCTCGAAGCATTTGATATTTTACGTACCGGCATACTGGGAGATGTTTTCAAGGTGCATTGCTGGATATCGGGCACCACTGATCCGGTGATTTATGATCCTGCACCACAGTCTGTTCCTGAGACCCTTGATTACAAGATGTGGCTGGGGCCTGCACCCTACCGGCCCTATAACAGCAACAGGCTGCACCGTCAGTGGAGGAATTACTGGGATTTTGGAGGAGGGCAGCAAACGGACTGGGTACATTACCTCGATTCGGCTTTTGACGGTTTGTTGGCACTGGGAAACAAAAGGGCATATCCAAAATCAGTCTATTCGGTGGGGTACCGGCACCCTGAAACCATGACCGAGACACCCAGGGTACAGACATCAGTTTTTCAGTTTGATGACTATCATGTGGTTTGGGAACAGGCTGTACAGGGATTGTATAACAGGGGCGACGGGGTTGCCTGGATCGGAAGTAACGGAACGCTGGTATGTAACCGTACAGGCTGGGAGATCATTCCGCAGAATGACAGGGGAGGCAAACCCCTTATTGAGGCACGGAGAAGATCCGGCCCGTATGGTGACCAGCATGATCATATGATCAACTGGACGGACTGTATAAGAAATAACAATCCTGATACCAACGGTACGGTTGAAAAGGGCTGCTATGCAACCGAACTGGCCTGTATTGCAAATATTTCCCACAGGTCGGGCGGGAAAAGCCTCGAGTATCTGCCGGATGAGATGAAGTTCAAAAATAATCGTGAGGCGGACTCCTACATAATGCCGGAATATCATAATAACTGGGAGCTAAAAACCTGA